AAGCTCACGAAGCGATCCGCCCTGCCGGACATCCCTTCGGACTACCCGAAGAAATGAAATCGAAGCTGAATAACGACGAGTTTCGCCTATTCGATCTCATCTGGAAGCGGACCATCGCCAGCCAAATGTCGGATGCCCGCGGACGGCGGATTGCGATCACCATCGAAGGTGAAGGGTGCGTCTTCACGGTTAGCGGGAAAACCATCGACTTCCCTGGTTACCTGCGTGCTTATGTGGAAGGCTCCGACGACCCGAACGCGGTACTGGCTGACCAAGAGAAGCTACTGCCGAGCGTCGAAGAGGGTGAAGTCCTTTCTTGCGTGAAGCTTGAAGCCAAAGAGCATGTCACGCAGCCACCCGGGCGTTACAGCGAAGCTTCGCTGACAAAAGCCTTGGAAGAGCGGGGCATTGGCCGCCCGAGTACCTATGCTTCGATTATCGATACGATTCAGGCACGTAACTACGTTTTCAAGAAGGCGAGTGCCCTCGTGCCGACTTGGGTGGCGTTCTCGGTGGTTCGGTTGCTTGAGGATCACCTCGCTGGGCTGGTCGATTACCAGTTCACCGCACAGATGGAAGACGACCTCGACTCGATTAGCCGTGGTGAAGAGCAGCAGACGCAGTACCTGGAGAAGTTCTACTTTGGCAACGGCAAACCGGGGCTGAAAAAGCAGCTCGAGAACAAGATCGATGAGATCGACCCGGCTGCCATTAGTCGGATCTACATTGGGAAGCCGGACGACGGCGAAGAGATTTTCGTCCGCGTCGGTCGTTATTCGCCTTACATCGAACAGGGCGACCGCACAGCCTCGCTTGTTGAGGACACCTGCCCCGATGAAGTCACCGTTGAGATGGCTCTGCAACTCTTGGAGCAAGCCCAGCTAGCTGACGAGCCTTTGGGAGTCTGTCCTGAGACGAAGAAGCCGGTTTACCTAAAGACGGGGCGATTCGGTCCCTACATTCAGCGGGGCCACCCCGACGATGAGGAAAAGCCTCAGAATGCTTCGCTGCTAAAGGGGATGGAGCCGGCGAACATCGACTTTGAGACGGCCCTCAAACTGCTAACCTTACCGCGCGAGTTGGGCGTTCACAAAGAGATGCCCCCGGTCAAAGACAAAGAAGGCGAAGAGAAACCCGACCCACGCACGGGTGAGATGATTGTCGCCCACAACGGACGCTACGGCCCCTACATCAAGTGCGGCACGGAAACGCGATCGTTACCAGAGGATATCTCGCCGCTGGATGTGACCTTTGAGAAAGCCGTCGAGTTACTAGCTCAGCCAAAAACCCGTGGTCGAGGAGCCGCCAAGAAGCCTCCCTTGCGAGTGTACGAAAAGCCTTCCCCGGTTACTGAGAAGCCAGTCCAGATTCTCGACGGACGCTTTGGCCCGTACATCACTGACGGGACTACAAACATCTCGCTCCGCAAAGGCATGACCCCCGAGGAAATCACCTTCGACGCGGCACTGGATATGTTGGCCGAAAAAGCAGCCAAAGGTCCCGTGAAGAAAAAGAAAGCGAAGAAGAAAGCTGCCAAGAAGAAGTCGACCACGAAGAAAAAGACTACCGCGAAGAAGAAGTCGACGACCAAGAAGAAGGCTCCTGCGAAAAAGAAATCGGCGACGAAGAAGAAGTCATAACGACGCTCATCGGCGACTCGTAGAGCCCCTGCTATTGTTTTCGCCTCATGCGTCTTCACCCTCAGCAACCGCCTGTGCCGTTGCGTAGTGGCGGCTGTGTGAGATGCTGATGTGCATGGTTTCGATGCCGAGTTTCTCAGCGACTTCTTGAGCGCCGCCGTAGAGTTTGATCGTCGGGCCGCCGCTGCTCTTGTTACGAACCTCGACGTCGCGCCAGCGAATTCCCTGACGCCAGCCTGTTCCCAAGGCCTTCAGAACGGCTTCCTTCGCTGCCCAGCGGCCCGAGTAATGCTGCAACGCTGCTTTCTTGGTGACGCAGTAGTTGATCTCATGTTCGGTATAGACACGCGCTATGAAGAGCTCGCCGTGCCGCTCGATCATTTGGCCGATGCGGCCACATTCGGTGATGTCGGTGCCAATGCCGAGGATTGCCATTTGGGGTCTTTTTTCAATTGGCGGCTAAGCCGCATGCGGATTGGGCTCGGTGGAGGACTTCGCCGGCTTTCGCTCTCGCTTTTTTCGCTCCTTCGGCGAGAACGTCGCGGACGTCGTCGGGCCGGGCTTCCCAGTCGGCTCGTCGCTCACGTGCTTCGCCGAAGTAGTCGCCTGCAGCCGAGACAATCGCTTTCTTGATGTCGCCGTAGCCGAAACCGCCTTTGCGATATAGGGTGGCCATTTCTTCGCGATCTGACTCGGAAGCAACGAGCGAATAAAGTTGGTAGAGGATATCGCCCTCTGGTTCTTTCGGATCTTCCATCGGACGCGAATCCGTCGCGATTCGCATGATCTTTTTCTTCTGAGGTCCAGGTTCTTCAAACAGTTCGAGCGTGTTGTCGTAGCTCTTGCTCATCTTCTCGCCATCAAGTCCAGGGACTTTGGCCGAACCATCTAGCAGTTGCGGTTTCGGCATCGTGAAGACCTCGCCGAACTGATGATTGAAGCTTCCCGCGAGATCGCGTGTGACTTCGATGTGCTGGACTTGGTCCTCGCCCACTGGGACAACGTCTGCGTCGTAAGCAAGAATGTCTGCAGCCATCAATACAGGATACGTGAACAGCCCCGCGTCAGCCGCCATGCCTTTGGCTTTCTTGTCTTTATACGCATGGCACCGTTCTAGCAGCCCCATCGGCGTGCCCGTCATCAAGAGCCAGCAAAGTTCGCTCACTTCCGGCACGTCCGACTGGACGAACAGAATAGCTCGTTCAGGATCGAGACCAAGCGCCAACAGGTCGACAGCCGCATCATAGGTCAACTGTGAAAGCTGCTGCTTGTCGCGAATCGTCGTCAATGCATGTAGGTTGGCGATGAAGTAGTACGCCTCATCTTCATCCTGGAGGCTGATGTATTGTCGGATCGCACCAAAGTAGTTGCCCCAGTGGAAGCGGCCGGTGGGTTGGATGCCGGAAAGGACTCGCATGAAAGTAGTTTTCAGTTGTCAGTGTTCAGTTTTCAGTGAGCCGTGGTCATCCTCGACCGCGGAATCTAACGATTCAAGCTTCCGACGGCTTCGGAAACACTCTTGGCACCAATCTCAGCGAGTGCTTTCGGCAGCGCATCGAGGATCGTCATCGAAACGGTTGGATTGTAGAAGTTGACGGTTCCCAGTTGAACCGCTGAGGCACCGGCGACGAGGAACTCCATCACATCGTCGAGCGTGGCGATGCCGCCGATGCCGATGATGGGGGTTTCGACTGCTTGGGCGGCTTGGTAAACGCAGCGGAGGGCGATTGGCTTGATCGCGGGGCCACTCAGTCCGCCGATCACGTTGCCGAGCATTGGTTTGCGGCCTCGCCAATCGACCGCCATGCCTTGGCAGGTGTTGATTAGCGAGAGGGCGTCGGCCCCGGCTGCTGAAGCAGCATGGGCCAT
The genomic region above belongs to Lacipirellulaceae bacterium and contains:
- the trpS gene encoding tryptophan--tRNA ligase, which translates into the protein MRVLSGIQPTGRFHWGNYFGAIRQYISLQDEDEAYYFIANLHALTTIRDKQQLSQLTYDAAVDLLALGLDPERAILFVQSDVPEVSELCWLLMTGTPMGLLERCHAYKDKKAKGMAADAGLFTYPVLMAADILAYDADVVPVGEDQVQHIEVTRDLAGSFNHQFGEVFTMPKPQLLDGSAKVPGLDGEKMSKSYDNTLELFEEPGPQKKKIMRIATDSRPMEDPKEPEGDILYQLYSLVASESDREEMATLYRKGGFGYGDIKKAIVSAAGDYFGEARERRADWEARPDDVRDVLAEGAKKARAKAGEVLHRAQSACGLAAN
- the acpS gene encoding holo-ACP synthase; amino-acid sequence: MAILGIGTDITECGRIGQMIERHGELFIARVYTEHEINYCVTKKAALQHYSGRWAAKEAVLKALGTGWRQGIRWRDVEVRNKSSGGPTIKLYGGAQEVAEKLGIETMHISISHSRHYATAQAVAEGEDA
- the topA gene encoding type I DNA topoisomerase encodes the protein MAKKKTNSGGNGNGQSLVIVESPAKARTIGKYLGSGFRVEASIGHVRDLPQGAAQIPAKYKGEKWASLGVNVEDDFKPIYVVPPGKSKHIKMLKDELKKSSALYLATDEDREGEAISWHLLELLKPKVPVHRLVFHEITKSAIEEALEGPREVDEGLVKAQETRRILDRLFGYEVSPLLWRKVKPKLSAGRVQSVAVRLIVERERERMAFVSGSWWDLLGTFAKSNKQELETTLVSVDGKKIPAGKDFDSSTGKLKSQDFCHLDEQAARDLAEKIRSGEFRVTKVEEKPYTTKPYAPFTTSTLQQECNRKLNFTARRTMQVAQSLYENGHITYMRTDSTNLASVAIEDARKLVDENYGKDYLPDQPRIYKGKVKNAQEAHEAIRPAGHPFGLPEEMKSKLNNDEFRLFDLIWKRTIASQMSDARGRRIAITIEGEGCVFTVSGKTIDFPGYLRAYVEGSDDPNAVLADQEKLLPSVEEGEVLSCVKLEAKEHVTQPPGRYSEASLTKALEERGIGRPSTYASIIDTIQARNYVFKKASALVPTWVAFSVVRLLEDHLAGLVDYQFTAQMEDDLDSISRGEEQQTQYLEKFYFGNGKPGLKKQLENKIDEIDPAAISRIYIGKPDDGEEIFVRVGRYSPYIEQGDRTASLVEDTCPDEVTVEMALQLLEQAQLADEPLGVCPETKKPVYLKTGRFGPYIQRGHPDDEEKPQNASLLKGMEPANIDFETALKLLTLPRELGVHKEMPPVKDKEGEEKPDPRTGEMIVAHNGRYGPYIKCGTETRSLPEDISPLDVTFEKAVELLAQPKTRGRGAAKKPPLRVYEKPSPVTEKPVQILDGRFGPYITDGTTNISLRKGMTPEEITFDAALDMLAEKAAKGPVKKKKAKKKAAKKKSTTKKKTTAKKKSTTKKKAPAKKKSATKKKS